TCAACGCCATAAACTCGTTTTGCGCCAGCTTGCAAGAGACAATCTGTAAAGCCACCCGTAGAAATACCGCCATCCAAACAAATGCGCCCTTCCACAGGAATCGCAAACACTTCCAATGCTTTTGCTAACTTTTCCCCGCCTCTAGAAACAAAACGCGATCGCTCTTTTAATTGAATATGAGCCAAAACATCAACTTCCGTACCCGACTTATCAATAATTTGACCATCAACACTCACTTCCCCCGCCTGAATGAGACGCTGTGCTAAGGCGCGGGAAGAGCATAAATTGAGTTCTACTAATAAAGTGTCGAGTCGTTGTTTAACCAATTAACTTTACTCTTGTCCTGAAATCAAAACTAAGGCGCGCTTTATAATATCTTCTCGCTTAACTAGTTGTTCTAATTCTTCTGGTTCATAACGCCCTTCTTCTACTTCTAGAGAAGCTTCATCAATGGCATTTAAGTAAGCTTCTTCTAAGGTTTCCAGCAATTCTTCTGCGGTTAAATAATAACCTCGTGCTTTACGACGCTTATTTTCCCTTTGAATTTCCCGCACTGAATTACGAATAGAGACCTCCCAAGAGCGAGTCGTGCGATTTTCTGCTTGCTGTTTAATAAGATGTAACACCACAATCACAGCATAGCTACGAATTGTCTTGATTATATCCTTACGACTCATCTCTTCTAATTCTTCAACGATGACCAAAGCTCCTGGTACATCACCTTTGAGTAACAAATCTTTTAACTCTAGTAATTCTTCCATAACCAGCGCCTCAATCGTTGGGCAACTTCTATTGTGGCGGATTTTCGGCAGGAGGAAGTGATATCAAATCCCTTTACTACCTCTGTTCTCCTCCTCCTTTTCCTCTGTGTACTCCGCGCCTGGTGCGGTTCGATAAAAAAAGCGAGTGTCCCAAAGGAGACTCGCCTTATTTTAAAACCAACAGAGCAACTTAGTACAGCATTTCATGAATTCGTAGCCAATTAAATTTGGCGAGACTCAGCGTTCCTCTGCGTTTAAAAACGCGCTCATTTTTACGCGAAGCTGTACTTAGATATCTTGTTCGCTCAACTCACGAGTCATATAATCAAACGGTTCATCTACAAAGCTCGTATCGCTTACACCTGCCGCAGACACTTGCTCCTTCACAATACCCTTCATAATTTGGATACCGAGAACCGTTGGACCAATTGGCACACCTAAAGAATTGTAAGTTTCCCGCAGCCCTTGCAGTACCCGCTCATCCAGCACATCCATACTACCAGCAACAAGGGCATAGGTAGCATAGCGCAGGTAGTAGTCCATATCTCGTAGACAAGCCGCATAACGACGAGTCGTGTAAGCGTTTCCACCTGGACGAATCAACTCCGGCTGTTCTTCAAATAATTTAGAACCAGCCTGCTTGACAATTGCCGCCGCATTTGCATTAATAGCCGCAGATGCTTGCACGCGTGCGGTACCGCTTTCAAAGTAAGACTTGAGGCTGTCGATCGCATTCCGGTCGAAATACCGCCCTGCAACGTCATAATTCTTAATTAAACTTGTCACTGCATCCCGCATTCCTTTTTCTCCCAATCAGTCCTTTCTATGGTTTGATATTAATTTGACTGCTTTTTCCAAGCTGCAACTTAAGAGTGCCTCTTGTAAAAGAAGCCCCAACACAAAAACAATCTATACCGCTAATTATGGATTCTATGCCAAAGTTGACCCCTGGGAGATAAACTGTCAACTTTTGTGAAACTGGTTAAGTAAAGGTTAAATATCCCCTTGCAAACACAGATTCTGTTACAAACAATACAAAATTCTCCAATTTTAAATCTTTACGATATTCCAGGTGTCTCATAGATTTGGATTTACAAGCAGGGTCAGCATGCTTTGAACACTCTGGTTTTACTATGAATAAATCGGCTGATAAGGAGTAACCATGACAACCCCACAAGAAGTCCTGAAGATGATTCAGGACAATAACATTCAGATGATCGATCTGAAATTCATCGATATGCCAGGAACCTGGCAGCATCTCACGGTTTTCCACAACCAAATCGATGAGAGTTCCTTCACAGACGGCGTACCTTTCGACGGTTCTAGTATCCGGGGTTGGAAAGCCATCAATGAATCAGATATGGCAATGGTACTCGATCCAGATACTGCCTGGATCGACCCTTTCATGAAAGAGCCAACTCTGAGTATCATTTGTAGCATCAAAGAACCACGGACAGGTGAATGGTATAGCCGTTGTCCTCGTGTTATTGCCCAGAAAGCAGTAGATTACTTAGTTTCCACTGGTCTTGGTGATACAGCCTTCTTTGGTCCTGAAGCCGAGTTTTTCATCTTTGATGATGTCCGTTTTGACCAAGGCGCGCACCAAGGCTATTACTACGTAGACTCGGTTGAAGGTCGTTGGAATTCAGGTAGAGAAGAAGGTCCTAACCTGGGGTACAAACCACGCTACAAAGAGGGCTACTTCCCAGTTCCCCCCACCGATACCTTCCAAGATATCCGTACAGAAATGCTGCTGACAATGGCAAAGTGCGGAGTCCCAATTGAAAAGCAGCACCACGAAGTTGCCACTGGTGGTCAAAGTGAACTTGGCTTCCGTTTTGGTAAGTTAATTGAAGCTGCTGACTGGCTGATGACTTACAAATATGTCATCAAGAATGTTGCCAATAAGTACGGCAAAACCGTCACCTTCATGCCCAAGCCCATCTTTGGCGATAACGGTTCTGGGATGCACACCCACCAGTCCATTTGGAAAGATGGTCAACCGCTGTTCGCTGGCGACAAATACGCTGGCTTAAGTGAAATGGCGTTGAACTACATCGGCGGTATCCTCAGGCATGCACCAGCACTGCTAGCCCTCACCAACCCCACCACCAACTCTTACAAGCGCTTGGTTCCTGGTTATGAAGCACCAGTAAACTTGGCTTACTCCCAAGGGAACCGTTCTGCTTCTATCCGTATTCCTCTGTCTGGTACTAACCCCAAAGCCAAACGGTTAGAGTTCCGCTGTCCTGATGCAACTTCTAACCCCTACCTGGCATTTGCTGCCATGCTGTGCGCTGGGTTAGATGGTATTAAGAACAAAATCGACCCCGGTCAACCTCTTGATAAAAATATCTATGAACTCTCCCCAGAAGAACTGGCGAAAGTTCCTTCAACTCCTGGTTCTCTCGAGTTGGCGTTGGAAGCACTAGAGAATGACCACGCCTTCTTAACTGAAAGCGGTGTGTTCTCAGAAGACTTCGTTCAAACCTGGATTTCCTACAAGCTAGATAATGAAGTCAACCCGATGCGGTTGCGTCCTCATCCCTACGAATTTGCCCTCTATTACGATGCTTAATTAAACGCGCTATTTGAGAGCATTTTTTTTGAAATCGTAACTAAAGCCACCCTAGGCGGGTGGCTTTTTTTACGTGGTACAGACGCGACATATCGCGTCTTTACAAAAATTCAACAATCTTGACCCTCCGGGTCAGCAGTCACTTCAAGCGGGGGAACCCCGCCAACGTGCTGCTGACACCTAGCTCATAGTCGCATTGCTGCGATCATAAGTTATGCGAGCGGTAGGGTCTATCTTTCCTTGAATCGGATTCCAGTAATTAGAGACTTCTCCAGGAAGACCTATTTCCTCACCAGTACGCTCGAGCATAGATTGTTGACGATTCTTAATGACCTGATAGTGACGCATCATTAAAGCACGAGCTTTTTCTTGAGTAGACATAGCAAAGTCCTCCCTAATAATTTAAGTAATGTTATGATTAGCTGACTTTTAATTAATTACACTATAACACCAATTCTGTATCTAAAGTTACGAAATTATTAATCTTAACAAAAATTAACAATTAAGGTGCAAAAGATGCGAAAAAAAAGACGTGTGAATATACTATTAAATTTTACAAATGTCAAGGATTGATTTTGAACACTTGGCCACAAAAATTTTGCCCTCAGAGGTTTGGTGGCATAGCTAGATCATGAAACAGACAGCCATTTATAATTTGATACAAACTCTACATTAAATTTTCCGGTTTTTCACCCAATTCCCCAAAATGACATTTCTCTCGTTTAGCTAGAGAGCGATCGCCTATGCTTACAGATTGAATGTGGAATCTTCTGAGGATAAATCATGCTTTGATTTGCTATTTTGAAATAAATCTCTCCGTGTAAATCCGAATTCAAAGAATTCATTTTGTCCTTTCTTTGCATTTCCTCTGAAACATCATAAAAAAGCCACTCAGAGAAAACTTTTCAGTTGAAGCTTTGGTGAAAAGTGATTCGTTTATTTTGCCTTAATCAAGAAGGGATGAAAATTATCAACAGCAATTTGTGCCGATATTCTCTACACAATTGATGCCTGCGATTTGATCAATTATCATCCCGAAATGATGCAACGCCGATTTTTTAGTTAACGCCATAATACGGAGAGCATTAATGATTGTAGGAACTCAACGTACAGTCGTGATTACAGGAGCATCAACAGGAATTGGTGAAGCGTGTGCTTTGCTTTTAGATCAGTTGGGATTCTTTGTCTTTGCTGGCGTACGTAAAGATATCGATGCTCAAAAACTCAAATGCAAAGCGTCACAAAGACTCATTCCTATTTTTTTAGATGTTACTGAGGCTGAGTCAATTGCAGCCGCAGTTGAGACGTTAACAAATGCAGTCGGTGGTGGTGGAATTTTAGGTTTAGTGAATAACGCCGGAATTGCCGTCCCAGGTCCGTTAGAATTACTACCAATCGCAGAATTTCAACAGCAATTGCAGGTTAATGTCACCGGACAACTAGCAGTGACACAAGCATTTCTTGGTCTATTACGCCAGAGTCGGGGTCGAATTGTGAATATGGGTTCGATTAGTGGTAGAAGCCCTGCCCCGTTTCTTGGAGCTTACAATGCCTCAAAATTTGCGCTGGAAGCACTCACCGATGTGATGCGTATGGAGTTACGACCTTGGGGAATCTCAGTTTCAATTATTGAACCTGGTGCGATCGCTACCCCAATTTGGGATAAGTCCCTAACTCAATCCGATATGGCGCAACAGAATCTGCCTCAATGGGCAGAAAACTTGTACGGTCATGCTATGAATGCTGTGCGTAAGAAAGTGGGGATTTTAGCGTCTAAAGGAATTTCTCCGAATATAGTAGCTCAGGCTGTTGTCCATGCGCTCACTGCAAAGAAGCCGCATACTCGCTATCTCGTTGGACAAGACGCCAAAATCGCAGCAGTGCTCAAGCATATTTTGCCCGACAAACTGCATGATCGTCTCATTTTATACTCAATGGGTTTGTAGTTGACCAACAAGTAGTCAGGAGTCAGGAGCCTGGAGCGGAGCCGGAGACTTCCGAAAGCTCCGGTCAGAATGACGCATTTGTCCCCTAAAAAATGGGGAGGGTTCCAAGCCCCACGATTTATCATGGGCATTAGACGAGTTATCGTATAAACCCTCCCCATTTTTTTCGTGTAAGACCCCGTGACTTTGTGTGCGTTCGCGAGTGCGTGGCGTTAGCCATGTGGTGGTTAAAACAGTGACCAGTGAACAGTGAGTCCAGCGCTGCAGGCGGGTCTCCCGCCGTAGGCGACTGGCGTTGGCGCAGCCTCTCCGGAGGAGATACCCGAAGGGTGAACAGTGGCCAGGTAACACGCAGGGGATTTAGACCCCAAGTGAAACGTACCATCTTTGATGGGGGTCTGCGGACTCCCGCTAAAAACTGGTAACTGGTAACTGGTAACTGGTAACTGCTCAGTTCTCATTGCTCGCAAGCCAGCTTGATGTAAGAAAGTTTTATGGTAGCTCTAGTAAAAAAGTAGGTAGTATTAGAAATAGTTTACATAACTCCATAAAAATTTATGGCTGTTGCTTACCCACGAAAATTTCAGAATGCCATAGGTGCAAGGGACATTTTGACACAAGTTGTCCGCGATCGCGAATTGCATCTCATTACCCTTAACCGCTACCGCTACAGTGAGCAACGCAGTTGCAAAGACCTTACCGAAGTCATTGAACAACTCAATGGACAGCCACGCGAACTAGTACGGGATTTATCTCACCATATTTCAGATGAAGCCCGTCATGCCATGTGGCTGACTGATTTGTTGTTGGAACTGGGAGCGGATGTGGGAACGCCTCCTGGCTCTTCTTATATCGATGAATTTGATCGTCTTATAGACCGAGACTCCTACGACCCAAAACGCAACCTTGAGGACGGCATCATTGCTGCATTGGCAGCAATTAACATTACTGAAAAACGGGGCTGTGAGTATTTCTCTGCCCATATTTACGCCCTCAAGCAAGCGCCGCAAACCGAAGAAAACATTAAAATCCGCGAAACGATTGAAAAAATTCTGCCAGAAGAAGCTGGACACGTTCGCTGGGGTAACCGTTGGTTAGCGCAGTTAGCAGACAAAAGTCCAGAACATCGCCAAAAGGTCGAGGAAGCCAAGCGGAAATACGCTGCTATTGAACAAGCAGCCTTTGAAGCTGGCATGGATATCACCTTAGGTGCGGAACTGCGTAGAGTTGCCAACTTGCTAGAAGTGGCAAACACAATGCCAATGTGGGAACGTCCTCAATACCTAATGGAGCGCTTACCGCAGACTCTGCTAGCGCCAGATTTACAACTGACCCGCATTAATGCAGTTCAGCGTATTTGGGAGCGAGACCCACAGGCATTAATGGAAAGATTTGTGCCGATGTTTCTTAACGGCATCAAAGGGATGCAAAATAACCGCAAAAAAACGACAGTGTAGAACAGATGTCTCGGCTGTTCTATAAGTTGGGTGGGCAATGTCCACCCTTTTTTTTAGCAACATTCATTCAAAAAGCTGTTCCATGGGTTAGTGAAAACATCTGTCTCCAAACTGAGTGAAGTTTTGTTATATCAGCTCGTGATTCTCCTAGCAATCTGTCCTAAAAAAGGTTGCAGTCAACTCACAGATTTCTCGATAGTCATAATACCTGAACTACATGGACTATAGCTGAACTAACAGCCCAAATAGCACCCTTTCAAGAGATAACCTGAAGGTTGCCATAGCGCCCCGGCGGACAGTCCGTGCCATCGCCCGTAAGGACGCTGCGCTCTACGCAATCGCGCTCCTGCTTATTGAAGTAGTTCTTAATGGTTGCAACACAGGCAGCTAAACTTGCTTCGCGTTCCGATGCAAGAATTGAAAGCTGACTAGGTATACGAGAATCTCACGGATAAAATACCGAAGTATTACTTAATCTGCTTGTATCTTTACTCTTACATCTCTACTAGGGAGGGTAAGTAACGAATTTTCAGCCTAACACCCTGGCTTACCGTAAGTTAATTCCCTTGCTACAAGATGATTGCCATCACAACGAATAGCATTAACTTCTCATTGTTAGACAACAGGATGTGTAATCTCGATATGTTGCACCATTTCTTTGCGCCCACTACCACGATAGGGTCTGCGAGTAGGCTTGTTGGTATTCTTTTTTGCCGACATCAACTCTTGTATGCCAGAGTTGGATACCTGTATTCCAGATGCTTGAGTGTTAACAGCTAAGGAGCCTAATAACAATCCTGAGATGAAAAGTGAAATGGCAGCACGCATAGTAAATGTCTATTTTTGAACTCTCCATTTCACTGATACTGAGTTTTCTTTAGTGCATCCGGATAATTTATTAAATAGTATTTTTTTTTACTGCACAGATTTTTGTTAGGTGCTGAGATTTTCAACTATTAACCAATTAAGGGCGTGATTTATTCGACCCCAAAGTGTAAGCATTTGCTCATTAAAAAAAGTTTGCAACTGCTCGTCTATGTGCGATCGCAATGTCACAATCTGCCAAGTTTGCCCCTTGTATTTACTTGGCGCAGTCATAGTGAATTTGTAATCTTGGTGAGCTATTCGGTAAAAGATGCCCTGGAAACAACAAGTTTTCCTTACAGTGACGCTATCGCCATTCATGTAATAATATTGAGAAGGCGATAAAAAAGGGCAATTGCCATTAATTGGATATGCTTCTGGCTCATCTAAATAATACAATTGCCAGTGCAGCCAATCCGGATCGTTCGGTAGCAAATTCAATAATGGAATCATTGCCGCAGGCGCATATTTATCTTGCAATAAAGCTTCTTGCAGAACTCTGACAGGTAAATTCCGAGGGCTTAAATTCAACTCAACACACAGAGCAGCAGCCATTCCCGCACCTTGACCAATACCCATTACTAGAGGTTGCAATCTAGTTGCTCCATTGGCAATGTGGGAGACAGAAATATTCTTCTCACAGACGAGTAAACCATCTGTTTGT
The sequence above is a segment of the Mastigocladopsis repens PCC 10914 genome. Coding sequences within it:
- the glnA gene encoding type I glutamate--ammonia ligase, giving the protein MTTPQEVLKMIQDNNIQMIDLKFIDMPGTWQHLTVFHNQIDESSFTDGVPFDGSSIRGWKAINESDMAMVLDPDTAWIDPFMKEPTLSIICSIKEPRTGEWYSRCPRVIAQKAVDYLVSTGLGDTAFFGPEAEFFIFDDVRFDQGAHQGYYYVDSVEGRWNSGREEGPNLGYKPRYKEGYFPVPPTDTFQDIRTEMLLTMAKCGVPIEKQHHEVATGGQSELGFRFGKLIEAADWLMTYKYVIKNVANKYGKTVTFMPKPIFGDNGSGMHTHQSIWKDGQPLFAGDKYAGLSEMALNYIGGILRHAPALLALTNPTTNSYKRLVPGYEAPVNLAYSQGNRSASIRIPLSGTNPKAKRLEFRCPDATSNPYLAFAAMLCAGLDGIKNKIDPGQPLDKNIYELSPEELAKVPSTPGSLELALEALENDHAFLTESGVFSEDFVQTWISYKLDNEVNPMRLRPHPYEFALYYDA
- the patX gene encoding heterocyst-inhibiting protein PatX, yielding MRAAISLFISGLLLGSLAVNTQASGIQVSNSGIQELMSAKKNTNKPTRRPYRGSGRKEMVQHIEITHPVV
- a CDS encoding DUF29 family protein; translation: MEELLELKDLLLKGDVPGALVIVEELEEMSRKDIIKTIRSYAVIVVLHLIKQQAENRTTRSWEVSIRNSVREIQRENKRRKARGYYLTAEELLETLEEAYLNAIDEASLEVEEGRYEPEELEQLVKREDIIKRALVLISGQE
- a CDS encoding ferritin-like domain-containing protein, producing the protein MAVAYPRKFQNAIGARDILTQVVRDRELHLITLNRYRYSEQRSCKDLTEVIEQLNGQPRELVRDLSHHISDEARHAMWLTDLLLELGADVGTPPGSSYIDEFDRLIDRDSYDPKRNLEDGIIAALAAINITEKRGCEYFSAHIYALKQAPQTEENIKIRETIEKILPEEAGHVRWGNRWLAQLADKSPEHRQKVEEAKRKYAAIEQAAFEAGMDITLGAELRRVANLLEVANTMPMWERPQYLMERLPQTLLAPDLQLTRINAVQRIWERDPQALMERFVPMFLNGIKGMQNNRKKTTV
- a CDS encoding SDR family oxidoreductase — translated: MIVGTQRTVVITGASTGIGEACALLLDQLGFFVFAGVRKDIDAQKLKCKASQRLIPIFLDVTEAESIAAAVETLTNAVGGGGILGLVNNAGIAVPGPLELLPIAEFQQQLQVNVTGQLAVTQAFLGLLRQSRGRIVNMGSISGRSPAPFLGAYNASKFALEALTDVMRMELRPWGISVSIIEPGAIATPIWDKSLTQSDMAQQNLPQWAENLYGHAMNAVRKKVGILASKGISPNIVAQAVVHALTAKKPHTRYLVGQDAKIAAVLKHILPDKLHDRLILYSMGL
- the apcB gene encoding allophycocyanin subunit beta; this translates as MRDAVTSLIKNYDVAGRYFDRNAIDSLKSYFESGTARVQASAAINANAAAIVKQAGSKLFEEQPELIRPGGNAYTTRRYAACLRDMDYYLRYATYALVAGSMDVLDERVLQGLRETYNSLGVPIGPTVLGIQIMKGIVKEQVSAAGVSDTSFVDEPFDYMTRELSEQDI